One segment of Triticum aestivum cultivar Chinese Spring chromosome 2A, IWGSC CS RefSeq v2.1, whole genome shotgun sequence DNA contains the following:
- the LOC123186877 gene encoding uncharacterized protein isoform X1, with product MMMGTDVCSSRMLSLPRYESGDEELTVLPRHTKVVVTGNNRTKSVLVGLQGVVKKAVGLGGWHWLQVLKNGVEVKLQRNALSVLEAPTGNEDDDEIDGGNNSFCGSFHMGDKDMNYSSIEYQKPTKPRVRHTRPWSSCTTTSSSRANNLHSTSKLRARVNLTKLGTPTLWRYWKHFNLGGEKCVQVSMNPTPSEEQLFHGVQQHFQSQQLDELQVILGFIQTAKRLKTLYKNN from the exons ATGATGATGGGGACCGATGTGTGTTCTTCGCGGATGCTGTCGCTGCCCCGTTACGAGAGCGGCGACGAGGAGCTCACCGTGCTGCCCAGGCACACCAAGGTTGTCGTCACCGGTAACAACCGAACAAAGTCCGTGCTGGTCGGCCTGCAGGGTGTGGTCAAGAAGGCTGTTGGCCTTGGAGGATGGCACTGGCTG CAGGTTCTCAAGAATGGTGTGGAGGTGAAGTTGCAGAGGAATGCCCTCAGTGTCTTGGAAGCTCCGACTGGCAACGAGGACgatgatgagatcgacggcggtaaCAACTCGTTCTGCGGCAGCTTTCACATGGGAGACAAAGACATGAACTACT CAAGCATCGAGTACCAGAAGCCAACAAAGCCAAGGGTCCGGCACACAAGGCCATGGTCTTCCTGCACGACGACGTCCAGCAGCCGGGCCAACAACCTTCACTCGACTTCGAAGCTGCGAGCG agagTGAACCTGACAAAGCTTGGAACACCCACACTATGGAGATACTGGAAGCACTTCAACCTT GGTGGTGAAAAATGTGTGCAGGTGAGCATGAACCCGACTCCATCAGAGGAGCAGCTGTTCCATGGGGTCCAGCAGCATTTCCAGTCCCAG CAATTGGATGAGTTGCAGGTGATCTTGGGGTTCatccagacggcaaagaggctcaaGACCCTGTACAAGAACAACTAG
- the LOC123186877 gene encoding uncharacterized protein isoform X4 — MMMGTDVCSSRMLSLPRYESGDEELTVLPRHTKVVVTGNNRTKSVLVGLQGVVKKAVGLGGWHWLVLKNGVEVKLQRNALSVLEAPTGNEDDDEIDGGNNSFCGSFHMGDKDMNYSSIEYQKPTKPRVRHTRPWSSCTTTSSSRANNLHSTSKLRARVNLTKLGTPTLWRYWKHFNLVSMNPTPSEEQLFHGVQQHFQSQQLDELQVILGFIQTAKRLKTLYKNN; from the exons ATGATGATGGGGACCGATGTGTGTTCTTCGCGGATGCTGTCGCTGCCCCGTTACGAGAGCGGCGACGAGGAGCTCACCGTGCTGCCCAGGCACACCAAGGTTGTCGTCACCGGTAACAACCGAACAAAGTCCGTGCTGGTCGGCCTGCAGGGTGTGGTCAAGAAGGCTGTTGGCCTTGGAGGATGGCACTGGCTG GTTCTCAAGAATGGTGTGGAGGTGAAGTTGCAGAGGAATGCCCTCAGTGTCTTGGAAGCTCCGACTGGCAACGAGGACgatgatgagatcgacggcggtaaCAACTCGTTCTGCGGCAGCTTTCACATGGGAGACAAAGACATGAACTACT CAAGCATCGAGTACCAGAAGCCAACAAAGCCAAGGGTCCGGCACACAAGGCCATGGTCTTCCTGCACGACGACGTCCAGCAGCCGGGCCAACAACCTTCACTCGACTTCGAAGCTGCGAGCG agagTGAACCTGACAAAGCTTGGAACACCCACACTATGGAGATACTGGAAGCACTTCAACCTT GTGAGCATGAACCCGACTCCATCAGAGGAGCAGCTGTTCCATGGGGTCCAGCAGCATTTCCAGTCCCAG CAATTGGATGAGTTGCAGGTGATCTTGGGGTTCatccagacggcaaagaggctcaaGACCCTGTACAAGAACAACTAG
- the LOC123186877 gene encoding uncharacterized protein isoform X2 gives MMMGTDVCSSRMLSLPRYESGDEELTVLPRHTKVVVTGNNRTKSVLVGLQGVVKKAVGLGGWHWLVLKNGVEVKLQRNALSVLEAPTGNEDDDEIDGGNNSFCGSFHMGDKDMNYSSIEYQKPTKPRVRHTRPWSSCTTTSSSRANNLHSTSKLRARVNLTKLGTPTLWRYWKHFNLGGEKCVQVSMNPTPSEEQLFHGVQQHFQSQQLDELQVILGFIQTAKRLKTLYKNN, from the exons ATGATGATGGGGACCGATGTGTGTTCTTCGCGGATGCTGTCGCTGCCCCGTTACGAGAGCGGCGACGAGGAGCTCACCGTGCTGCCCAGGCACACCAAGGTTGTCGTCACCGGTAACAACCGAACAAAGTCCGTGCTGGTCGGCCTGCAGGGTGTGGTCAAGAAGGCTGTTGGCCTTGGAGGATGGCACTGGCTG GTTCTCAAGAATGGTGTGGAGGTGAAGTTGCAGAGGAATGCCCTCAGTGTCTTGGAAGCTCCGACTGGCAACGAGGACgatgatgagatcgacggcggtaaCAACTCGTTCTGCGGCAGCTTTCACATGGGAGACAAAGACATGAACTACT CAAGCATCGAGTACCAGAAGCCAACAAAGCCAAGGGTCCGGCACACAAGGCCATGGTCTTCCTGCACGACGACGTCCAGCAGCCGGGCCAACAACCTTCACTCGACTTCGAAGCTGCGAGCG agagTGAACCTGACAAAGCTTGGAACACCCACACTATGGAGATACTGGAAGCACTTCAACCTT GGTGGTGAAAAATGTGTGCAGGTGAGCATGAACCCGACTCCATCAGAGGAGCAGCTGTTCCATGGGGTCCAGCAGCATTTCCAGTCCCAG CAATTGGATGAGTTGCAGGTGATCTTGGGGTTCatccagacggcaaagaggctcaaGACCCTGTACAAGAACAACTAG
- the LOC123186877 gene encoding uncharacterized protein isoform X3, protein MMMGTDVCSSRMLSLPRYESGDEELTVLPRHTKVVVTGNNRTKSVLVGLQGVVKKAVGLGGWHWLQVLKNGVEVKLQRNALSVLEAPTGNEDDDEIDGGNNSFCGSFHMGDKDMNYSSIEYQKPTKPRVRHTRPWSSCTTTSSSRANNLHSTSKLRARVNLTKLGTPTLWRYWKHFNLVSMNPTPSEEQLFHGVQQHFQSQQLDELQVILGFIQTAKRLKTLYKNN, encoded by the exons ATGATGATGGGGACCGATGTGTGTTCTTCGCGGATGCTGTCGCTGCCCCGTTACGAGAGCGGCGACGAGGAGCTCACCGTGCTGCCCAGGCACACCAAGGTTGTCGTCACCGGTAACAACCGAACAAAGTCCGTGCTGGTCGGCCTGCAGGGTGTGGTCAAGAAGGCTGTTGGCCTTGGAGGATGGCACTGGCTG CAGGTTCTCAAGAATGGTGTGGAGGTGAAGTTGCAGAGGAATGCCCTCAGTGTCTTGGAAGCTCCGACTGGCAACGAGGACgatgatgagatcgacggcggtaaCAACTCGTTCTGCGGCAGCTTTCACATGGGAGACAAAGACATGAACTACT CAAGCATCGAGTACCAGAAGCCAACAAAGCCAAGGGTCCGGCACACAAGGCCATGGTCTTCCTGCACGACGACGTCCAGCAGCCGGGCCAACAACCTTCACTCGACTTCGAAGCTGCGAGCG agagTGAACCTGACAAAGCTTGGAACACCCACACTATGGAGATACTGGAAGCACTTCAACCTT GTGAGCATGAACCCGACTCCATCAGAGGAGCAGCTGTTCCATGGGGTCCAGCAGCATTTCCAGTCCCAG CAATTGGATGAGTTGCAGGTGATCTTGGGGTTCatccagacggcaaagaggctcaaGACCCTGTACAAGAACAACTAG